The genomic stretch TTGTTCATCATCTTGGGGTTCCTCCTGTGGCCGCATGCCGCTGGCCCTGCTTTGCTATTGCGGCTCCCTCTTTGCGGAGCGTTTCCGCCTCCTCTGGTGTCCTGGCGGTGATTATAACTCCTATAACTCCTGCAGCCAGTTCTCTGCTTGCGTATGCCGGTGTTTCATCCTCATCTATCGTGATGAAATACCGGAGCTTGGGTTGCTTTGTTTTTGCTGGAAAATTAATTATTTCTGCCATGCTTATCTATCCTCCCTGTTTTTCACTGCCGCCTTGGAGCCGGTCGATTTGTTTCCTGGCTGTCGGCGCGAGTGTATTTGTCCATCTCAATAAAAACTTCGGTATGTCTGCTCGGCCTCTTCCTCGGTGTGAAAGTCCATTTGCTCCAGCATCAATGCTTCGAGGAGCCGGATAGTCTTTTCGTCAAGGGCGGCTTTCTTCGCCGCCCTGATCATGTAGCCGATTGCTGCTCCGTTTGTCATAGTGCGCCTCCTATCTCTTATAAACCGTGTAGACCATCTCGTCCTTACTCCCCAGGCTCTGGACACGCCGGTCGTATTCCTCTCTATCAAGCGGGATGATGTCCAGTCCGGCAGTTCTTATGCTGCCGTCCTCATTGTATGTCTTGGTTGCGTATATCACGCAGTCGGCGCCGGTTTCCTTTTGGACTTCGATTGCCTTCCGGTTGAATTCCTTCTTCGCCTCCTCGAACTCTGTCATGGTCAGGTGGCGGCACATCGGCCTATCGGGGAACCGAACCCAAACCATCCGGCCATGCGCAAGGTCTTCCTGGTGCCGTTCCTCAATGCTTTTCATGGTCACTCCTCCTCGTTCTTGATTTATCTGCTTGGTTATCAAAGAACAATTTATATAAAAGAGGCGCCATCTTTCCCCCTCTGGCGGCGGGTTCCCGCGACCATCCCGGCATATGCCGGTAGGTTTCGGCCTGGCCCCTCCAGGCTCTCATTCAGGCGGGGAGTTGTATATATTCTCCAGTGTCAAAGTCGAACTCAAAAACTCCTTCTAAGACTTCAATCGGGCCGCCATATGCATTACCGAGATTTCCTTCTACTATTTGAGCCTTGCAAGCTTCAATCGTGGCAAGTTTCAATCCGTCAGTTCTGATGCCTTCCTCTGCTGCTTCGGCTGCGGAGATTGTTCCGCCGTCATAAGATTCCAGGGAGTAAACCTTTGTTGCGTCGATTGACATTTCGTATGACCATCCTTTCCTGTGTTTTGCCTGCTCCTGGTTGGTTATCCACCCGCGCCGCGTGGAGGCGGCAGGCTTTGCGGGCACCGGCGGTCTTAACTCGCCGCCGTCATGTAGTCGTAAAGCTTGGCCTTTAGTGTGGTAATCTCAAGCTTGGCCGCCTTCATGGCTTCCTTCAGGCTGTCTATCTCGTAAGCGTACCTTTTGGCTCTTTCGCAGGTTTCTTCCAGCGCCTTTGTGGTGCCCCGGTGAGCGCTCCGTACACCTTCCAACTCCGCCTTGACTGCGGCAAGTTCCTTCTTGGCTCTATTCTCGTTCTCGTCGGCCTTGATGGCCCGGTCGATGTATTCCTGTGTGGTGATGCCCCAGTCGTTCTCGATGTTCTGTTCTGCGAGCTCGAATGCACCGGTAAAGGCTGCGGCCAGGTAGCTGTTTTCGCCGAGTTCGTCGACCATCTGCTTGATTTTCTCCAAAGTCTTGCGTTCCTGTTCCTTCGTGGCTATCATTGCTGTGCCTCCTTCTTGGCTATCCAGTTTTCCTTCGCTTGCCTGCAGGCTTCCAGGGTGGGTTTAACGCAGGAGAACAATTCTCCATCTGTGTGCCGGTAGTCGTATTGAACTGCCGTCTTCCTGGTGATGTTGCTCTTGAAGGTTTCATACTGCTCTTGGCCGTTGGCCAGGTTTCTTGGATTTAACATTATACTTCCTCCTGTTCATTGTATATGCTCTTGTTTATAATATAAACATTAATGTTTATGCAGTCAATTCATTTTTTAACGTTTCTCAATAAAAGAGAAATATTATCGTTGATTTACTAAATGGTTTCGTTTATAATGAGAATATTGGAAGGAGTGGTGATATGTCAGTATCCGAACAGCTTAAAATACTGTGTGTCAAACTCGGGATAAGCGTTTCCGAACTCGGACGAATATCAGGGAAAAGCCCGCAAGCTTTCAGCCAGAAAATGAAACGGGAGAGTTTTACAGTCGACGAATTGAAGCAAATTGCGGAGGCCGCTGGTTGCCGATATGAGGGGGCCTTTATTACGCCTTCCGGCGAAAAGGTCACATACTGAAGGGGGATTATCTTATGAAGGTGGAGAAAAGTTCTTACACGTGCACAGCTTGCGGTAAAAATTTCGGCATATCTATTTCGAATGCCGGTTATCCGGGCGGAAAAGACCGCGAAAGCATAAACTGCCCTTGGTGCGGTACGGAAAATGGCACAATTATAACCAGCGGGATTATTACCTCGTGTCGAGAGGAAAAAGGCGGTGATAGCCGGTGACCATATATGAAAAAATCGACCGCTGCCACAAGGCTATCAGCGAGGTTCGCCCCTTCGAGGGGCATATGCTGAAGCAGTTGAAAGACTATTACCGCATCGGGCTCACATGGTCGAGTAATGCCATCGAGGGGAATACCCTCACCATCAGCGAGACAAAGGTGGTGCTTGAGGACGGTCTAACCATCGGGGGCAGGCCGCTCCGGGATTTCTATGAGACGGTGGGCCACGGCCAAGCCTATGATTTCATGTTTACCCTGATTGGGGAGCGGCGCATAACTGTGGAGGACATTAAAACCATGCATCGCCTGTTCTACAAAAGCATTGACGAGGCAAACGCTGGCACATGGAGGAAGGAAAGCGTTATCGTCTCCGGTACCGAGTATGTCTTCCCCCGGCCACAGGAAATTGATGGACAAATGCGGAAGCTGGAGAAATGGGTAAAGGCCGAGCGGAAAAATTACCATCCCGTAACCTTTGCCGCGCTGCTGCACCTGAAGTTTGTGTCAATCCACCCGTTCATTGATGGCAACGGCAGAACAAGCCGTCTTATCATGAATTTGGCGCTGATACAAGACGGTTATCAGTTGGCAATTATTCCTCCTGTGCTCCGGCCAGAATATAACGACACCATCCGGCAGTATCAGAACAAGGGTAAGTCTGAGCCGTTCTGTGAATTCATTGCCGAGCGGGTGTATGAAACGCAGAAGGAAATCATGCGGCTGCTGCACATTCCGTTTCCCGAGCTGTCATAAAACGAGAGCGGGTATCCCAACACAGGAATCCCGCTCTTTCTTCATTAAAGCCGTCCTGGGCCCGCTTGGCTCGTGGCGGCTTTTGTTATTATATTCTGCACGAAGGCGCCTGCAATCTGGCGCCGGCGTTTAATACTCACTGGGGAATAGAATCGTCGTCGCTGACCTGTCCCATTCGGTTATAATCCAGATTTTCCCCTTGCTGGTCAGGTACGCAGCCATTACCCGGTCTCCGCTTTCAACCGCCTGGTCGTTTAGGGTCTTATCCTCTTGGCAGAGGTCGCCCCAATCGTGCCGCTGGTATCTGCCAAAGGCTGCAGCAATCTCCCGAGCAAATGCCAGGTCGCTCTCCATTTCTTCCGCAATGCCTCGGGTTGCCACAAGTCTGCCGTATTTCATCGTGCTCTCCCCTTTCCGTTATGGTTTGAGTCCATGGTACCGCGCCGGGTCGCCGATGGTTAAGGCGTACTGGGTGGGTAATTTCCTGGCTTTTGGGCCGCCGCTCCGAGAGCGCTGGCGTCAATCTTGACGTTCATCGAGCAAGGAGGTGGCTTGCCCATGATTACCGCCACCCGTTACACAGTGGAGTATGACGAAGCCCGGAGCGTTTATAGAATCCGAAATATGGAGGCGCCGGTTTGTCCGCAGTGTGGCCTGCTGCTCTCCGGGTATGATACAAAAAAGCGACATGTAATCGACAGCTCCGGGGCAGTCCGCTGGTTCCTGCTGCGTCGCCTCAGATGCCCTGGCTGCGGTAAGCTGCACATCGAACTTCCCGACTTCATGCAGCCAAAAAAGCATTATGAGGCCCAGTTGATTATGGACGTATTGGCCGGCCACTCTGATTCCTGCCCGGCGGACGACTCGACAATCCGACGATGGAAGAAAAAATAATACCCACCCGGTTTGCCTTTATCCCGCTGAAAAACACCGCTATTATTATATCTGCACAAAAGCAGAAAGGGGGGATACGGTCTATATGAAAAACAACATCATAACTATGGCCGCCGTGTCGCTTATTACCGCTGTTATTGCGCTTAGTGGTGTCTTGATAGGCACAAATCTGGCGGGGCGAGATTCCATGCCGGACACCGGCGCAAGAAACTCTACAGCGGCTACGGTGGAAACGACACCTGTCGAAATTCCAAAAACGATAGCCATTCCAGGCTACGCCCAGCTGGTGATGAAGGCGGGAGATATCGTGCAGAATGTAGAATTACATAATCCAGCGGGGAATCCCTGTTATTTCGTAATTTCTATAATTTTGCCTGACGGTACCGAAGTTTACCGCTCTGGCCTGATTGAGCCTGGACAAAAAACAGACGCCATTAGGCTATCGCAACCACTGAAGGCAGGTACCTACAAGGGGGCCGTACTGCGGTATTCCTGCTACTCTACCAAGGACAAGGCGCCGATGAATGGCGCTGATACAAAATTCACATTGGAGGTGGTTTGATGAAAAGAAAATTTATGGCATTAATTTTAACTATAGCCATGTTGGCGCTACCCGCGACGGTCTACGCTGAAGACGTGACTACAGGCAGTATGACGGTATCTTACGAATATACGGCCCCTAACGGCGGAGGAACGGGCGGCGGGGGAACGGGAGACACCACGACCTATACCATAAATATTCCAGCGACCGTAACCAATGAAAACCTGGAAGTTATACCAATAACGGTAACAAAAAATAATATTGCTGCCGGGAAGATACTTGTAGTTAGTGTTGATTGGGACAAGTCATACGATGCCAGCGGCTACTTTAACCTATATAAAAATAAAGGAGAATCAAACGAGGAATCCATCCGATGCCGCGTCATGGCTTACACAGACAGCGCATTAAGTGACATGGTGTACGTAGATTCCATGCAGGAGCTTCGGGGTAGGCCGGTTGCCAAATTTAACGCCGGTAGTACCAGCCCGTCTTACGGCGGCTTTTTGAGGCTCAACCCTTTGACTTTAGGACTAAATGTAAGCTCCGGCACATACACAGGTACGCTATACTTCAATATCCAGGTAACGGATGCCGCATAAGGTGGTCTCCCCCCCTTTTTTTTCTGTTATTGTGAGGATTTAATGCATAAAAAACACAGATGGGAATCCCCCCTACTGTGTTTTTTGCTTCCTACCAGGTAATCTATAAAGCGGCCACAGATAGCCTCCACATTTGCTCCATTTTGGCGTGTTTTCTTTTGCCCTTGTAATTACCCTACCAGCAACAATATCGGCTTGTACGCGCCGCACAGGGCGTCCAGGGAGGGGTGTTTTTCCTGCCCTGCTTTTGCCCTGTTTCTGCCCCAGCAAAAAGGAGCGGCTTTTTGCTTAAAGTCCTGGGTAAAAATAATAGAGCGGATGGGGTTCCGCCCTATGAGTTTGCCGTTCAAAACTTAGCTGAAGCTCTATCTGTACGGTTCTTTGAAAATGCGCCTGATGCGTGGCTTTGCCCTCTCGATGATAGGCTCCTCGAACGGGCGAGGGGCTATTCGTCCGTCTTTTGTACCATCATTAAGCCATGGCGCATACTTCACATCGGTGGTAATTGCCGACCTTACGGTCAGACCGCTTCCCGTTTTTTCAGACTCGGTTCTTGGCCTCCAGCTTTGGCGCAGGTTGCCGCTGCGCACCGCCGGCGGCTCTCCTGGTGCAGAAGCTCGGTACAGCTGCCCGCCCCGCAAGTTATGACCGTAGTCATTGAGCAATGCTTTTGTCTGTTTGGTCATTCTCTTGCCATATGTGCCAGGCTTTTTATAAACCCTGCCGCTTCGTTGTCCTCGCAGGACAGTGAGCGCTGCGTTGCGGAGCTCGTTGGATGCTCTGAAGGCCCTTGATTTTACTTCCCATGTTATTTTTTGTACCGCATCATCTACTGCGCTTTTTATAGCTTCTGTTGTGTCAATTTTCAAGCCCCGGCCCCTCCCTTCACCGGCATATTTGCGAAAATACGGGCCAGTCGTTCCGCGAGCTCGTCGCCGATGTCGTCGGCCATCTCCCGGATGCGTCCCTTTATGATGGTCACGACGTTCTCCTCATCGAGGTTATCCCCCTCAATGTGAAATGCGGGATGTACCTCGACTTTTTCCACCCTTGCCTGAATATACTGGGTCACGTTGCCGGTTCCTACGCTGACCGGCACGGCGCTCGCTGTGGGAATATCACCTGCAATCCCGCCGTTTCCGTACGGTCGCACACCCAGCAGTTCTCCCGTCCGCCACCAAAGGTCGAGACCTCTTGCGCGCTTGCTTGGGCTTAATGGAATGATGCCCTCGGCTCCGTCCTCGGCCACAATGCCCATATGCGGTTTCGTCATGATGCCGCCCCATGCATGTTTCGCAACATTGGAGCCGCCGCTTGAACCAGCTTCATATCCGGCTGAAAAACTGGATTTTACCTTGTCCCAGATATTGCTTGCCCAATCCCTGAAGCTGCCGAACCACCCGATAACACTGTCCTTTAATGCCTTTGCATATTCCGGTATTTTTTCGGTCACAAAGGTGCTCACGCTGCTCCACAGGTCAGTGAAAAACTCAGGAACTTTTTGTGTAAAGAACTCGTTTGCTTTGTTGAAAGCCCCCGTCGCCCATGTAGGTAAGGTCTCCGTGAAAAATCCATACACGGAATTCCACAGATTAGTGAAAAACGTCGGGACTGAAACGGTGAAGAAGTTTACCGCCGTGTTGTATGCCCCGTTCGCCCAGGCGGGGATTGTCTCGGTGAAAAAGTTCCCTACAGCTGTCCATAAGTCGTTCCATACCTGCGGGAGCGTTACGGTGAAAAACTTCCCAATCGAACCGGTCGCATAGCCTATGGCATAAGGTATCTGCTCTGTCACGAAGTTTGGTATTGTTTCTGTGAAAAATCTACTGATGGATTCTCCCGCCTTTGTCCCAAACTCGGAAATTGCAGTCTTTACTTTTCCTCCCATTGAAGCTATTGCGTCTTTCTGATCATACAGCCACTCGGTGAATGCTTCTCCGCCTATGGCACCTCCAATGCCGCCAACAATGCCACCGACAGCGGTTCCGATTGGCCCGCCTCCAAGGGTGCCAACCAATGCCCCGGCTCCAGCTCCAGCGCCTATGGCGCCTAACCAGCTTCCTACTTCCCCGGCAGTTTCTCTTCCTCTGTTTTCTGGCGCTGCAGAAGCAACAACCGCTCCGCTCGCTGCCAAACCAAGAAGCGTACCCAATACAGGTATTCCCTTGATGCCTTTTCCTGCAGCTTTGCTCCCTGCTTTTAAGACATCATCGCCGCTTTTACCGAACCATCCTGCAATTTTACTGAATATGCCCGTCTTGCCGGCCACATCCCCTGCTTTGTCCGCTACTTTAGCTGCGTTTGCGACGTCCTTTGCGACAACAAACCCTTCTCTCGCGTTTGCGTAGTCTATCGCTTTAAGATTTTTCAAGTTTACCATGTCGTCAAGGTGCGACGCCGCCTTTTTAACATCAACTCGGCCTTTTGCCACCGCTTTCTCGGCAGCCATAATCTTACCGGACAATCCTTTGGGTATATCGTCCCCGAATTTGGCCGCTTCTTTTTTCAGCTCCTTCAGCAATCTCGCACTCTTTTCAAGGTCTGCCTGTTTAGCAGTCTTTAATGCTTCTGCGGTCTTTACGGCTTTCTCTGCCTCTTTCGAAGCGTTTGCAGCCGCCCTAAATGATTCTGCCGCATCCTTAAGGTTTTTGGTTGTTTTCGCTATATCAGCAACATCATCAGCAGCTCCTGCAGCTGCACCGGCGACCTTGGCTGCATCTGCTGCAGCATCTGCGGCTTTCGAGCCTTTGCCGAATAACCATTTTCCGGTTTTCCACAGGCCCTTGCCACCGGCTATAGCGGCTTTTCCTCCTTTGCCGACTATACCAAGCAATGTTCCTGCGCCAAGCATCCAGGCCATGCCGCCCAGCGCCGCAGCGCCACTCCAATTGCCTTCCCTGGCTGCGTTTCCGGCTCCTTTCAAGGTTGCCCCCAGGGCTGTCATCCATGCCCGTCCCGCTATCTCGGCCATTTCAACAAAGACCTTCTCGACCTTTTTACCGCCCGCACCTTGCAACCATTTGCTCGCTTCGTCCAGCCCGTACTCAATACCGTAAATAAGTTTGTCTCCCAGGCCCATATTCTTTAGCTCGCCCTGGTTGAACTTATCCAGGAATTCCTTGACGTCCTTATAAATTTGCTCCAGCTTTTCGCCTACTACCTTACCTGCATATTCCAGCGAACCTGCAAAGCTATTAAACTTCTTGCCGGTCGGGTCAAGTTGAGCAGACAAATCTTGCATGATGCGCATCACCGGCCCGCTCATCCCCCGTCCAAAGGCCCACAGGAACATTCGGCCCGTCTCCTTCAATGCAGATTCCAGGGCCAGAAGGTCGTCCTGCATATCTTTGGCCGGGAATCTCTTCTCCATGGTTTTTAGAATGGCCTCCATAGCCTCGTTTGCCGGTATGGCGGCATCCCCGAGATTCTTTGCAGCCTTGCCCGTCAGGCCCAGTTCCTCTATAACCCATTGTAGCGGGAGGTTTAAGTTCTCTGTTACCTGCCGCAGCTCCTCCATCTGCAATGTACCGACAGCCGAAATCTGTTTAAATCCGTAAAAAGCCAATTCAATCTGCGACATGCTGGCTCCGGTGTAATATGCGGTTTGTTCAAAGTCTTTTAGCGCCCTTTTGACGAATTCGATATTTTTACCGGCTGCAAGTAATTGGCCGGCGGTCTGAACCACAAACGGCACTTCATAAAGCGGTGATTTGATGGCTTGGTTAACTAACTCCTGAAAGGCTTTGGTTCCCTCTTCCGCTGAACCGGTAAAGAAATCAATCGATTTTTTGGCTCTATCCATCTCACCGCTCAATTGGAGACCCTTAAATCCGACAGCAGTCAGGCTGCCCCCGAGTATGACGCCTTGAAGAGAGGTCGCAAAGTTCCATATGGACTTAAGCGGAGCTGTCGCCATATCAACCACTTTCATGGTGAAGCTGTAAGTCCTCCCTGCGATGCTGCGTGCCTTCGTGGAGACATGCCCTATAATGCTAGATGCTCTGTCTAAGGCTTCAAGAATAACCTGATATCTGCTTCTATTCATTTTCTCCAGGCGTTCCTGCGTCTTTTGGTTCGCCCTGTCAAAGGCGCTTACCTTGCGCGTGGCCTGGGAGATGCCAGGGTCTGTGTTGTCCCTGACGTTTATGGGGATTTCAACTCTAAATGTCTCTCCCATAGTGTTCTCCTCCTTTCTGAATCATTTTTGATACTTAGTTTTAAGAACCAGGAAGGGCGGTGCTCTGACGTTGTAAAAATTCCCATTAACCATACCTCCCCAGTCTCTCTTTCGCTTTTTTTACCGCTTCCTCGTCGTCCTCTAACTCTTCCGGGATGTCCGAATATGTCCCCTTCCCCGGTTTTACGTTAGAGCTTTGTCTCTTTGGTTGTCTTGGGTTTGGGTCTGTGCCCTCGTCCAGTCTTTCCGGCAATCCCGCCGCCTCTCTTACATAGTCCTCCAGATGGTCATCCGGCACCAAGACACCCACGCCGGTCATGTCCTTGATATAAGCCGCCAGCGCCTGAATGTCCGCGCTCTCAATATCACCGTGCTCCAAGGTGGGATAATCGGTTATGCCGCTGAAATGCTCACCGTTAAGGTCTATCAATGTCGGTATTGCCTGGTTGTTGAAAACCTCGCAGATAATATCGAGGTAAGCGCCTACAGCCATTGAGAATAATTCGGTCTTGTCGCTGCTCAAGGCAAAGCTGCCCACTTGCTGGTGCCCAAGCAGTACGAAGTCTGCAAGGACAGTCATGGCTATTCGGGTATCGTATCGCTCGATGATGGCGTTGGTATCGAACTGGCGCCGGCCACCGGTGCTCAATAGCTGTAGCTCCCAGCCTGCCGGGAGGCTCAAGCCTTCCATGCTGTCGCGGCGGATGTTCTGGACGATTTTCTCTGTCAGCAGGCGAATGGCGGTCATGTCCGGGTCGTCCTCGTCCCAGATGTTCATTCCTTCCGGTGCCTTCAAAACAGGAAAGCCAGCCAGGTCGCGCTCGATGCCTATTCCCTCTATCTCTTGAATGCGGCGCTTGAAATACCAGCTCCGGTATGCGTTGCGGAGGATGCTTCTCCCTTCAGGGTTGCCCTTGCGGCTCTTCGTCCTGAAAAGCAGCAGCTTTTCAATTGGTATTTGGATTATCTCAAAAGTGGGCGGCGGCATCTGTGCCATTCCCAGAAGGTTGTCATTATCATCATATAACCACTCCCAGAGAGTATCCTGCGCCCTGATGGGTAACTTTTGCCACCCTATCAATCCATCAGTGTACTTACTCTTTAGTCGCGGGTCGCTGTTCCTGCCTAAGCGCCGCTTGTAGACCAATTCGTGAGCACTCCAACCAAAAGTTAAAAACGACAGGATTTCAGAGATGGTATCCGTCCATGTGTCGCTCATGTCGTCCATGCAGCTATAAATAAAGTCCGCTGCTTCTTGGTCTTTGGCTGTGGGGCCTCCCGGCTGCACGCTCCAGCTTGCCTGTCTGATAAGCATTTCTATGGCGTAAAGGATGGCGCCGATAACATCGTCGTTCTCGCTCATCTCCTTGTACACCTCGATGCCTTTTCTGCCCTGTAAATCCTTGAGAAACTCTTCGTAGAAAAATCCCCCGTAGCGGCGCTGTCCTATACGACCTAATTCTTTTAAGCTATTGCTTTGCAAATTCTCCCCTCCTTTCCCGCCAATTTTTCCAGTTTATCTGCTTTTCAGCAGAAAATCGAGAACGTCACACATTTGCTTTAGCGCCTGGGTCATGTACTCTTCATTCCTGGGGTTCCCCGATTGAATGCTGTCGACCAGCTGCCTGGCTAATTCCTGCTTGTCCAGGATTTTTTCAAAAGACGATTTCTCGTTTGCTTCCCGCGCCGCTGCGGCCCGTTCATCTGCTTGGCGTTGCAGCTCCTGGCGGCGCTGGTATAACTCCCTGTCTTCAGCCTTTTGCCGCTCGATAACATCAGTCAGTGACTTCCCATTATAAAGGCTGGACATTCGCTTCTCACCTCCCTTCCAAATCCTTCAGTTAGCCGTTTGAGTATTACTCAAAGCCGCTTTGTTTACATCATCAGGGTTCAGGCAAATTCCACCGGTGCCGTACATAATGTCAGTCAAATCCTCTACACCTCTGGTTATGTATTTGAAAATTGTCCTCCTGGCAATCCTGAATCTGTCCGATATTTGAATTGTTTTCAGAGGGTAATCCGCAAAATAGAAATAAAATAATATGTTGTATGCCTTGTCCTGCTTTTCGTTAATGGCAGTTGTCCTGTATCTTTCCATTGCCTGAATTAATTCTTTCCGCTCCCCTGGTGTTGATTTGCCTTTCTTATATCTCCTTAAGGCTTCCCTTACTTGCTGCTGCCTGGCCTTAATCTCTAAGTCAGAGCATTCTTCTCGCTCGACAATATCCTGAGCAAATTCTTCTGTAAGCTGTCTCTTTATTAACGCCTGCAGGCGCTCTTGCAAATCCGCACGACCTTCACATGTAATATTCATGAGTTGGCATTCTTCAAAAAAAGCACGACATTCGTTTCTGACCTCCTGTTCAAGTTCTACAGTCAGCCGTTTTGTGATTTGCTCTTTCATCTTTTCTTCCATGATTCTTTCTTCTTTCATCCGCCAATCAAATCCATCAATGCCATACAACAAAAAGGTTAAATCCCTTACTCCTGTACCTATATCTTTAAATACCGTCCTTTTGTTTATATTAAATAACCTCATAATTTGTTCGGGTGTCAAAGTCCGGCTTGA from Heliomicrobium modesticaldum Ice1 encodes the following:
- a CDS encoding tape measure protein, whose product is MGETFRVEIPINVRDNTDPGISQATRKVSAFDRANQKTQERLEKMNRSRYQVILEALDRASSIIGHVSTKARSIAGRTYSFTMKVVDMATAPLKSIWNFATSLQGVILGGSLTAVGFKGLQLSGEMDRAKKSIDFFTGSAEEGTKAFQELVNQAIKSPLYEVPFVVQTAGQLLAAGKNIEFVKRALKDFEQTAYYTGASMSQIELAFYGFKQISAVGTLQMEELRQVTENLNLPLQWVIEELGLTGKAAKNLGDAAIPANEAMEAILKTMEKRFPAKDMQDDLLALESALKETGRMFLWAFGRGMSGPVMRIMQDLSAQLDPTGKKFNSFAGSLEYAGKVVGEKLEQIYKDVKEFLDKFNQGELKNMGLGDKLIYGIEYGLDEASKWLQGAGGKKVEKVFVEMAEIAGRAWMTALGATLKGAGNAAREGNWSGAAALGGMAWMLGAGTLLGIVGKGGKAAIAGGKGLWKTGKWLFGKGSKAADAAADAAKVAGAAAGAADDVADIAKTTKNLKDAAESFRAAANASKEAEKAVKTAEALKTAKQADLEKSARLLKELKKEAAKFGDDIPKGLSGKIMAAEKAVAKGRVDVKKAASHLDDMVNLKNLKAIDYANAREGFVVAKDVANAAKVADKAGDVAGKTGIFSKIAGWFGKSGDDVLKAGSKAAGKGIKGIPVLGTLLGLAASGAVVASAAPENRGRETAGEVGSWLGAIGAGAGAGALVGTLGGGPIGTAVGGIVGGIGGAIGGEAFTEWLYDQKDAIASMGGKVKTAISEFGTKAGESISRFFTETIPNFVTEQIPYAIGYATGSIGKFFTVTLPQVWNDLWTAVGNFFTETIPAWANGAYNTAVNFFTVSVPTFFTNLWNSVYGFFTETLPTWATGAFNKANEFFTQKVPEFFTDLWSSVSTFVTEKIPEYAKALKDSVIGWFGSFRDWASNIWDKVKSSFSAGYEAGSSGGSNVAKHAWGGIMTKPHMGIVAEDGAEGIIPLSPSKRARGLDLWWRTGELLGVRPYGNGGIAGDIPTASAVPVSVGTGNVTQYIQARVEKVEVHPAFHIEGDNLDEENVVTIIKGRIREMADDIGDELAERLARIFANMPVKGGAGA
- a CDS encoding phage portal protein family protein gives rise to the protein MQSNSLKELGRIGQRRYGGFFYEEFLKDLQGRKGIEVYKEMSENDDVIGAILYAIEMLIRQASWSVQPGGPTAKDQEAADFIYSCMDDMSDTWTDTISEILSFLTFGWSAHELVYKRRLGRNSDPRLKSKYTDGLIGWQKLPIRAQDTLWEWLYDDNDNLLGMAQMPPPTFEIIQIPIEKLLLFRTKSRKGNPEGRSILRNAYRSWYFKRRIQEIEGIGIERDLAGFPVLKAPEGMNIWDEDDPDMTAIRLLTEKIVQNIRRDSMEGLSLPAGWELQLLSTGGRRQFDTNAIIERYDTRIAMTVLADFVLLGHQQVGSFALSSDKTELFSMAVGAYLDIICEVFNNQAIPTLIDLNGEHFSGITDYPTLEHGDIESADIQALAAYIKDMTGVGVLVPDDHLEDYVREAAGLPERLDEGTDPNPRQPKRQSSNVKPGKGTYSDIPEELEDDEEAVKKAKERLGRYG
- a CDS encoding DUF3873 family protein → MLNPRNLANGQEQYETFKSNITRKTAVQYDYRHTDGELFSCVKPTLEACRQAKENWIAKKEAQQ
- a CDS encoding Fic family protein encodes the protein MTIYEKIDRCHKAISEVRPFEGHMLKQLKDYYRIGLTWSSNAIEGNTLTISETKVVLEDGLTIGGRPLRDFYETVGHGQAYDFMFTLIGERRITVEDIKTMHRLFYKSIDEANAGTWRKESVIVSGTEYVFPRPQEIDGQMRKLEKWVKAERKNYHPVTFAALLHLKFVSIHPFIDGNGRTSRLIMNLALIQDGYQLAIIPPVLRPEYNDTIRQYQNKGKSEPFCEFIAERVYETQKEIMRLLHIPFPELS
- a CDS encoding DUF6431 domain-containing protein — encoded protein: MITATRYTVEYDEARSVYRIRNMEAPVCPQCGLLLSGYDTKKRHVIDSSGAVRWFLLRRLRCPGCGKLHIELPDFMQPKKHYEAQLIMDVLAGHSDSCPADDSTIRRWKKK
- a CDS encoding HK97 gp10 family phage protein translates to MKIDTTEAIKSAVDDAVQKITWEVKSRAFRASNELRNAALTVLRGQRSGRVYKKPGTYGKRMTKQTKALLNDYGHNLRGGQLYRASAPGEPPAVRSGNLRQSWRPRTESEKTGSGLTVRSAITTDVKYAPWLNDGTKDGRIAPRPFEEPIIERAKPRIRRIFKEPYR